Proteins co-encoded in one Haloarcula sp. DT43 genomic window:
- a CDS encoding DUF7473 family protein — MLQSGFSSLTGGGLLAVVVTVLVTWLFYAVTLHLAATFFIGDVPSQLAAKAALVPAVVSLILQRWGVESGVVSADLGVAVVLLLTLVADGIAISLSYRLSTRSTAPLVALHLAFAAVLGFALNNIFGFF; from the coding sequence ATGCTCCAGTCCGGGTTCTCCAGCCTGACCGGCGGCGGTCTCCTCGCGGTCGTCGTGACCGTCCTCGTCACCTGGCTGTTCTACGCCGTCACCCTCCACCTGGCCGCGACGTTCTTCATCGGCGACGTGCCGAGCCAGCTCGCCGCCAAGGCCGCCCTCGTCCCGGCGGTCGTCTCGCTGATTCTCCAGCGCTGGGGCGTCGAATCCGGCGTCGTCTCGGCCGACCTCGGCGTCGCGGTCGTCCTGTTGCTCACCCTCGTGGCCGACGGCATCGCCATCAGCCTCTCCTACCGGCTGTCGACCCGCTCGACGGCCCCGCTCGTTGCGCTGCACCTGGCGTTCGCGGCGGTGCTCGGGTTCGCGTTGAACAACATCTTCGGGTTCTTCTGA
- a CDS encoding MFS transporter produces MLLAVAAGWFLVLGMRFVVPAILPTIREEFVISNAQAGLAVTVLWLTYAAMQFPAGALIDRVGERTLLVAAALLSGVGLLGYFFAPVFSLFLVATGAFGLGTGLYGPTRGTVLSRTFDAREGTAFGVVMAAGSLGAAALPAVAAFVATRYGWRAALASVAPLFIVVAGALWLSVSDRPAVDSERSLRRDLRTVVAGFRNRALVLSVSGETLMLFVFQAVTAFLTTYLVAVRGLSQGTAGALLSVLFVGGALSQTVTGRLADRYGTPVVLTGVALVSTVPLALVPSVEGVAPLAVVAAAIGVRMSAGPLANAYIVDTLPDAAEGTGWGLLRTAFFAVSSLGSTAVGLLADRGLFALAFYGLAGLTLLAAGVFLTLPRRGRV; encoded by the coding sequence ATGCTGCTCGCCGTCGCCGCCGGCTGGTTCCTCGTGCTCGGGATGCGCTTCGTCGTCCCGGCGATTCTGCCGACGATACGCGAGGAGTTCGTCATCTCCAACGCCCAGGCCGGGCTCGCGGTCACGGTGCTGTGGCTCACCTACGCGGCGATGCAGTTCCCCGCCGGGGCGCTCATCGACCGGGTCGGCGAGCGAACGCTGCTGGTGGCCGCGGCGCTGCTGTCCGGCGTCGGGCTGCTTGGCTACTTCTTCGCGCCGGTGTTCTCGCTGTTTCTGGTCGCCACGGGCGCGTTCGGGCTCGGGACGGGGCTGTACGGCCCGACCCGCGGGACCGTCCTCTCGCGGACGTTCGACGCCCGCGAGGGGACCGCCTTCGGCGTCGTGATGGCCGCCGGCTCCCTCGGGGCGGCCGCCCTGCCGGCGGTCGCCGCGTTCGTCGCCACCCGCTACGGCTGGCGTGCGGCCCTCGCCAGCGTCGCCCCGCTGTTCATAGTCGTGGCGGGCGCGCTCTGGCTGTCGGTCTCGGACCGCCCGGCCGTCGATAGCGAGCGGAGCCTCCGACGGGACCTCCGGACGGTCGTCGCGGGCTTTCGCAACCGGGCACTCGTGCTGTCGGTCTCCGGCGAGACGCTCATGCTGTTCGTCTTCCAGGCCGTGACGGCGTTCCTGACGACGTATCTGGTCGCGGTCCGGGGCCTCTCACAGGGGACCGCCGGGGCGCTCCTCTCGGTGCTGTTCGTCGGCGGCGCGCTCTCACAGACGGTCACCGGGCGGCTCGCCGACCGGTACGGGACGCCGGTCGTGCTGACCGGGGTCGCGCTCGTCAGCACCGTCCCGCTCGCGCTCGTGCCGTCCGTGGAGGGCGTGGCCCCGCTGGCCGTCGTCGCCGCCGCTATCGGGGTTCGGATGAGCGCCGGGCCGCTCGCCAACGCCTACATCGTCGATACGCTGCCGGACGCCGCCGAGGGGACCGGCTGGGGCCTGCTCCGGACCGCCTTCTTCGCGGTCAGTTCGCTCGGCTCGACGGCGGTTGGCCTGCTCGCCGACCGCGGCCTGTTCGCCCTCGCGTTCTACGGGCTCGCCGGGCTGACGCTCCTGGCCGCGGGCGTCTTCCTCACCCTGCCGCGCCGGGGCCGGGTGTGA
- the hisG gene encoding ATP phosphoribosyltransferase, giving the protein MRIAVPNKGRLHEPSEELLERAGLHVVDGADRQLHADTVDPDVTVLYARAADIPEYVADGAADVGITGLDQVRESDADELVELRDLDFGRCRLVLAAPEDSDVETVYDFEGGRIATEFPTITRRYFDRVDVDVDVTEVSGATELTPHVDIADGIVDITSTGTTLRMNRLEVVDEVLESSVRLFARADTADDEKVQQVDTALGSVLAAEDKRYLMMNAPEDALDDVKGVLPGMGGPTVMDIAGSDQLAVHAVVEERAVFETISSLKDVGASDILVTEIERLVE; this is encoded by the coding sequence ATGCGCATCGCCGTCCCCAACAAGGGCCGCCTGCACGAACCAAGCGAGGAACTGCTCGAACGGGCCGGCCTCCACGTCGTCGACGGGGCCGACCGTCAGCTACACGCCGACACCGTCGACCCGGACGTGACCGTGCTGTACGCCCGCGCCGCCGACATCCCCGAGTACGTCGCGGACGGCGCTGCCGACGTGGGCATCACCGGCCTCGACCAGGTCCGCGAATCCGACGCCGACGAACTCGTCGAACTCCGGGACCTCGATTTCGGCCGCTGTCGCCTCGTCCTCGCCGCCCCGGAGGACAGCGACGTCGAGACGGTCTACGACTTCGAAGGGGGCCGCATCGCCACGGAGTTCCCGACCATCACCCGCCGGTACTTCGACCGCGTCGACGTCGACGTCGACGTAACGGAGGTGTCCGGCGCGACGGAACTCACGCCCCACGTCGACATCGCCGACGGCATCGTCGACATTACCTCGACCGGGACGACGCTCCGGATGAACCGCCTCGAAGTCGTCGACGAGGTGCTCGAAAGTTCCGTACGCCTGTTCGCTCGCGCGGACACAGCTGACGACGAGAAGGTCCAGCAGGTCGACACCGCGCTCGGCTCCGTCCTCGCCGCCGAAGACAAGCGCTATCTGATGATGAACGCCCCCGAAGACGCCCTCGATGACGTGAAAGGCGTGCTCCCGGGGATGGGCGGCCCCACCGTGATGGACATCGCCGGCTCCGACCAGCTCGCCGTCCACGCCGTCGTCGAGGAGCGGGCGGTCTTCGAGACCATCAGTTCGCTCAAGGACGTGGGCGCGAGCGACATCCTCGTGACCGAAATCGAGCGGCTGGTGGAATAG
- a CDS encoding amidohydrolase: MSELLVTGGQVLRPDLTVERADVLVSRDSGDIVAVDEPGALSGDDELDAENGLVIPGLVNAHTHVAMTMLRGLADDKPLGAWLQEDVWPVEAELTPEDIRAGAELGLVEMIRSGTTSLSDMYFEVGEIADAVDQAGMRAVLGFTAVTVGKDDEGARADLRESLDVARELDGAADGRIRTTFQPHSLTTVGEDFLREFVPQALDDGLSIHFHANETRDEVTPIVDEHGVRPLAYADDVGLLDGDTYVAHGVHVDESEIDLLAETGTGVAHCPASNMKLASGMAPVQDLLDAGVTVGIGTDGAASNNDLDMFDEMRDAAMLGKLAADDASAVDAGTVVEMATANGADLLGFDSGRIEAGANADLAVIDLDAPHLTPVHDLVSHLAYAVRGSDVRHTVCDGAVLMRDRTVEVFDEAAVRERASEHAAALVERAAS; encoded by the coding sequence ATGAGTGAACTCCTCGTCACCGGCGGGCAGGTCCTCCGCCCGGACCTGACTGTCGAGCGGGCGGACGTACTGGTATCGCGGGACAGCGGCGACATCGTGGCGGTCGACGAGCCGGGCGCGCTCTCCGGCGACGACGAACTCGACGCCGAGAACGGGCTGGTCATCCCTGGCCTGGTCAACGCCCACACCCACGTCGCCATGACGATGCTGCGGGGCCTCGCCGACGACAAGCCTCTCGGCGCGTGGCTTCAGGAAGACGTCTGGCCCGTCGAGGCCGAACTGACGCCCGAGGACATCCGCGCCGGCGCGGAACTCGGGCTGGTCGAGATGATTCGCTCGGGGACGACCAGTCTCTCGGACATGTACTTCGAGGTCGGGGAAATCGCCGATGCCGTCGACCAGGCCGGGATGCGGGCGGTGCTCGGGTTCACAGCAGTCACGGTCGGCAAGGACGACGAGGGCGCGCGGGCCGACCTGCGGGAGAGCCTCGACGTGGCCCGAGAACTCGACGGCGCGGCCGACGGCCGGATTCGGACGACGTTCCAGCCCCACTCGCTGACGACCGTCGGCGAGGACTTCCTCCGGGAGTTCGTCCCGCAGGCCCTCGACGACGGACTCTCGATACACTTCCACGCCAACGAGACACGCGACGAGGTGACGCCAATCGTCGACGAGCACGGCGTGCGCCCCCTCGCCTACGCCGACGACGTCGGCCTGCTGGACGGGGACACCTACGTCGCCCACGGCGTCCACGTCGACGAGAGCGAAATCGACCTGCTGGCCGAGACGGGCACCGGCGTCGCCCACTGCCCGGCCTCGAACATGAAACTCGCCAGCGGGATGGCCCCCGTCCAGGACCTGCTCGACGCCGGCGTCACCGTCGGCATCGGGACCGACGGCGCGGCCTCGAACAACGACCTCGACATGTTCGACGAGATGCGCGACGCGGCGATGCTGGGCAAACTGGCGGCCGACGACGCCAGCGCGGTCGACGCGGGCACGGTCGTCGAGATGGCGACGGCGAACGGCGCGGACCTGCTCGGCTTCGACAGCGGGCGCATCGAGGCCGGCGCGAACGCCGACCTCGCCGTAATCGACCTCGACGCGCCGCACCTGACCCCGGTCCACGACCTCGTCTCGCACCTGGCCTACGCCGTCCGCGGCAGCGACGTGCGCCACACGGTCTGTGACGGCGCGGTGCTCATGCGCGACCGGACCGTCGAGGTGTTCGACGAGGCGGCGGTGCGGGAGCGGGCGAGCGAACACGCCGCCGCGCTGGTCGAACGGGCGGCCTCTTAA